CGGTCGCACTCGTCGTCGTGGTGGTGATCCTGTTCCTGCAGACCTGGCGGGCGGCGATCATCCCGATCATCGCGATCCCGGTTTCGCTCGTCGGCACCTTCCTGGTGATGAGCGCGGTCGGCATCTCCTTCAACACGATCTCGCTGCTCGCGCTGGTGCTCGCCATCGGCATCGTCGTCGACGACGCGATCGTCGTCGTCGAGAATGTCGAGCGCTATCTCGCCGAGGGCATGACGGCCAAGGAGGCCGCGCACAAGACGATGGACGAGGTCGGCGGCGCGCTGCTCGCTATCGCGCTCGTGCTCTGCGCGGTCTTCATCCCGACCGCCTTCATCAGCGGTTTGCAGGGCACCTTCTACCAGCAGTTCGCGGTGACGATCGCGGCCTCGACGGCGATCTCCTGCTTCGTCTCGCTGACGCTGTCGCCGGCAATGGCGGCGCTGCTGCTGAAGCCGCATGGCCATGCCGAGGGAAAGCAGCACGGCTTCCTCTACACGCTCGGCGCGCCCGTGCGCGGCTTCTTCCACTATTTCAACAAGGGCTTCGACTGGCTCTCGCGCAATTACGGCTCGCTGACCTCGCGACTGATCCGCTTCTCGGTGATCCTGCTGATCGCCTATGCGGGACTGATCGCGCTGACGGTCAACCGGCTCTCGGTGACGCCGACCGGCCTCGTGCCCCAGCTCGACCGCGGCTATTTCATCGTCGCCTTCCAGCTGCCGCCGGGCTCGTCGCTGCCGCGCACCGACGCCGTGATCCGCAAGGCGACCGATGTCGTGCTGTCGCGGCCGGGTGTCGCCCATGCGGTCGCCTTCGCCGGGCTCGACGGCGCGACCTTCACGATCGCGCCCAACACCGGCGTCATCTTCGTGACGCTCTCCTCCTTCGACGAGCGCCAGAAGCAGAAGCTGACCTCGGACGGCATCCTGGCCGATCTGCGCCAGCAGATGTTTGCCATCAACGAGGCCTTCGCACTGGTGATCCCGCCCCCGGCCGTGCCGGGCATCGGCACCGGCGGCGGTCTCAAGGGCTATGTCCAGGACCGCTCTGGCCGCGGCCTGCCCGCGCTCGAGGGCGCGACCTGGGTCGTCGCCGGCTCGGCGGGACAGGTTCCCGGCATCCAGCAGCCCTTCACGCTGTTCTCGACCAAGACGCCGCAGGTCTTCGCCGATATCGACCGCACCAAGGCGGAGATGCTCGGCGTGCCGGTCACCCGCGTCTTCGAGACGCTCTCGGTGTTCATGGGCTCGGCCTATATCAACGACTTCAACCTGCTGGGCCGCACCTACCGGGTGACCGCCCAGGCCGACAACCCGTTCCGGCTCGACCTGCGCGACGTTGCCAACCTGAAGACCCGCAACGCCGATGGCGAGATGGTGCCGATCGGCTCCGTCGCCTCCTTCTCGGATACGACCGGCGCCTATCGCGTGCCGCGCTACAACCTCTATCCGGCCGCCGAGGTGCAGCTCTCGATGGCGCGCGGCTTCTCGACCGGACAGGGCATCGCGGCGATCGAGAAGATCGCGGCGGAGCGCCTGCCCTCGGGCTTCGGCTTTGAGTGGACCGAGATCGCGCTGCAGGAAAAGCTCGCGGGCAATACCGCCATCATCGCCTTCGGGCTGGCGGTCGTGTTCGTCTTCCTGCTGCTGGCGGCGCTCTATGAGAGCTGGATGCTGCCGCTCGCGGTCATCCTGATTGTGCCGATGTGCATTCTCGCGGCGATGTTCGGGGTCAATTATGCCGGGCTCGACCGCAACATCCTCGTCGATATCGGCCTCGTCGTGCTGGTTGGCCTCGCCGCGAAGAACGCGATCCTGATCGTCGAATTCGCCAAGCAGGCGGAGGAAGAAGGCATGCACCGGCGAGATGCGGCGATCGCCGCGGCGCGGACCCGGTTGCGGCCGATCCTGATGACCTCGCTCGCCTTCATCCTGGGCGTGCTGCCGCTGACGATCTCGACCGGCGCAGGCGCGGAGATGCGCCAGGCGATGGGCGTGGCGGTGTTCTCGGGCATGCTCGGCGTGACGATCTTCGGGCTGATCTTCACCCCGGTCTTCTATGTCGTCGTCCGCTGGCTGGCGGATCTGCGCAAGACAAAAGCGCCGGCCGAGCCCACGCACCACGCCCCGGCGCAGGGCTGAAGGCCAGCTGCCCCTCTCACCCGATAGCAAAAGGGCCGCTCGCGCGGCCCTTTTTCGTTCGTTCGGAACGTTCTTCCGAAGCCAGGGATCAATGCCCGGTGAGCACCAGCATCTTGACCGGCAGCAGCAGCGCCTGGATGCGCAGCATCACGGCGTGGACCACGCCGGTGGCGTCGACGACGTGCAGAGCCAGGCTCTTGGCCGTGCCGACCTTGCCCGAGGCGATCAGCTCGTGATTGCTGGAATAGGCGTTGGCGACGCAGCTCGAACCAGGGAAGACGCCGTCCAGACCGCCCTCGTAGAGCGGCTCTAGGAAGACCAGCACCGTGCCCGGCCGCTGCACCTGCTGGGCGTCCATCAGCTGGTCGCCGGCGCGGAACTGGCCGGCCGCGATGAACTCCTGCACGTCGGTCACGACCATCGGGATGATCGTCCAGGGCTTCGAGATGCAGGCGACCTCGGCGGCCATGCCAACCTTGAGCACCTGCGCCTCGAGTTGGCTGAAGCCTGCCTGCAACGCCTTGCGGCCGGCAGTCGCCGGGATCAGCACGCCGGCCGGGCGCATGAAGGGATTGACGAGGTCGCCGATCTGCAGGGCGAACTGTTCGATATGGCCGGCGACACCAGCGCGTACCACCGTCTTGGCCAGATCGACCTCGGCCTGGGCGAGCGCGGCCTCGGCGCTGGCCTTCTCGGCCGGCAGCAGCGCCGCAATGCGGGCCTGGGCCGCCTCACGCGAGGCGGTCGCGGCCGCGACTGTCGCCTCCCGCCCCTGGACGACATTCTCGAGCCGCTCGATCTCGCGGGCGGCGACGATGTCGTCATTGCGGCGCTTGAGGTCCTGCTTCGTGCGCAGTTCATCGAGGGCGAGCTGGAGCGAGCTGCGCGCCTCCTGGATCTTGGCCTCGTTGGCGAGGATGTCGACCTTGGCGACGGCCAGCGCCGCCTCGACCTCGCCGACCTTGCGGCGCGCCGTTTCGACCGCACTCTTCTGCTTGGCGTCGTCGAGCCGGAAGATCGGCTCGCCCTGGCCGACCTTGCCGCCCTGGCGGACATAGATCTCGGCGACGCGACCGCTGCTCTCGGGCACGATCGGCACGGTACGGAAGAACAAAGTCGCATTGGTGGTCGAGGGGTGGTTGTAGAAGATCACCGTAATCAGCGAGACGGTGAGCATCAGGCAGCCGATGATGCCCCAGCGCAGCTCGAACCAGACCGAATAGAGCGTGATCTCGTGGCCGAAGCGTTTGCCTTGGCCGTAACGGCGGTAGAGATAGTCCGGCAGGATCGTCAGCAGCGAGCAGATCAGGATCTCAACCATGGGCCGGCGCCTCCGGCTGGGTGGTGCGCGCGGCGGCGGCAGGCTGGCTCGTCGTAGCGGGTGATGGGGTTGCCGCGGGTGGCGGATCGCCCTGGCCCGTCGCGGCTGGTGCGGGTTCGTCATCGTCCCGTTCCGGCGGGATGCCCGCGATCTTGTCGAGCGCCCCGGCCATGCGGCGCAGCGGGTTCCAGACATCGGGGATCTCAATCAGGGCCAGCAGCAGCCCCGCCACCCAGAACAGGTGGATATGGGTGAAGAGAGCCAGCAGCCCGAGCACCGCGACGATCTCGAACTGAAGCTTGTGCGCCTTGTGCGCCATCCGCTCCGGCAGCGTGTGCAGGCGCAGGAAGAGCAGGCCGAAGCCCAGAACCGAGCCGACGATGATGACGGCCGCCAGAACCATCATCGCGTCGGTCTCGTTGGGCGCGGTGATGAAGGACGGCAGATGGTGGGGGGCGGCGGGGTGGAGCGTTGCGGCCAAGTCGGGTCTCCAGGCTGAGGCGCTGGAGCCCATCCGTCATGGCGCATGAGGCCTCGGCATTCCTGCCATGGCCCCCGGCTCGACACGTTCCCCCAACGTCAGCCGATCTGACTCCGATCGGAGGAAGCTGTCAAATGGCCGGTCTGGACGGGTTCAGCCCCACCAGCGCCCGGACACCGGGAAGCGGCCCGCCGCCTGCTCGATGACCTCGCCCAGCGCAAACAGCGTTTCCTCGTCGAAGGGGCGGCCGATGAGCTGCAGCCCGAGCGGCAGGCCCTGCCCGTCGAGCCCCGCCGGGACCGCGATGCCGGGCAGGCCAGCCATGTTCACCGTCACCGTGAAGACGTCGTTGAGATACATCTCGACCGGGTCAGCCGAGCCCTTCTCGCCGATGCCGAACGCCGCAGATGGCGTGGCAGGCGTCAGGACCGCATCGATCCCCGCCGCATAGGCCTCGTCGAAGTCGCGCTTGATCAGGGTGCGGACCTTCTGGGCGCGGACGTAATAGGCGTCGTAGTAGCCGGCCGAGAGGACATAGGTGCCGATCATGATGCGGCGCTTGACCTCGGTGCCGAAGCCGGCGGCGCGGGTTTTCTCGTACATCTCGACGATGTCCTTGCCCTGCTCGCGCAGGCCGTAGCGGACGCCGTCATAACGGGCGAGGTTGGAGGAGGCCTCGGCCGGAGCGACGATGTAATAGGCCGGGAGCGCATACTTGGTGTGGGGCAGCGAGATCTCGACGATCTCGGCGCCGGCGCTCTTGAGCCAGTCGATACCCTTCTGCCAGAGCGCGTCGATCTCGGCGTTGAGCCCGTCGAGCCGGTACTCCCGGGGGATGCCGATCTTCATTCCCTTGACCGAGCGGCCGACCGCCTTCTCGTAATCCGGCACAGCAGCGTCGACGCTGGTGGTGTCCTTGGGATCGTGGCCGGCCATCGAGCGCAGCATCACGGCGCAGTCGCGCACGCTCTTGCCGATCGGCCCGGCCTGGTCGAGTGAGGAGGCGAAGGCGACGATGCCCCAGCGCGAGCAGCGGCCATAGGTCGGCTTGATGCCGACCGTGCCGGTGAAGGCGGCAGGCTGGCGGATCGAGCCGCCGGTGTCGGTCGCGGTGGCGGCGAGGCAGAGATCGGCCGCGACCGCCGCGGCCGAGCCACCCGAGGAGCCGCCGGGCACGAGCGGGGTTTCGGAGCTGGTCCGGCGCCAGGGATTGACGACGTTGCCGAAGGCCGAAGTCTCGTTGGACGAGCCCATGGCGAATTCGTCATTGTTGAGCTTGCCGAGCATGACCGCGCCGTCGCGCCAGAGCTGGCCCGAGACGGTCGATTCATAGGGCGGCACGAAATTGCCGAGGATCTTCGAGCAGGCGGTGGTGCGCACGCCTTCCGTTGCGAAGAGGTCCTTGATGCCAAGCGGCAGGCCCTCCAGCGGGCCGGCCTCGCCCTTGGCCAGCTTGGCGTCGGAGGCGGCCGCCTGCTTCAGCGCGTGCTCGGGCGTCTCCAGCACATAGGCGTTGAGCGCCCGCGCCTTCTCGACGGCCGCGATATGGGCCTGCGTCAGCTCAGTGGCGGAGAAGCTCTTGGCCTTCAGCCCGTCGCGGGCTTCGGTCAGGGTGAGGCGGGTGAGATCGGTCACGGGCAATATCCGGATTCAGTGAAGGCAGTCGAACCGTCATGGCGAAGAGCACAGCGACGAAACCATCCAGAAGCGGCAGCGCTCGACGTCCTCTGGATTGCTTCGCTGACGCTCGCAATGACGGGTGTCACTCGATGACCTTGGGCACCATGAAGTAGTCGTCGTCGGAAGCCGGGGCGTTGGCGACGACCTTCGCCGCGATCTCGCCGTCGGTCACCACGTCCTGCCGCTGCTTCATCGCCATTGGCGTGACCGAGGTCAGCGGCTCGACGCCCTCGACATCGACCTCGTTGAGCTGCTCGACGAAGCCGAGGATGGCGTTGAGCTCGCCTTGCAGCTTGGGCAGATCGGCCTCCGGAACGGCGATGCGCGCCAGATGCGCGACGCGTTTGACGGTGGCGAGATCGACCGACATGGCGGACTCCAGGATGGTGGGCGCAACGCGCCAGATCAGGGTTCGCCGCGCTATAGCAGATGGCGGCGCGTAAGTAAGGGGCAAGTCCCGCGCCGTCATGGTCGGGCTTGACCCGACCATCTCATGTTCCAGAGATTCTCGGGTCTGCGCTCCGCTTCGCCCGAGAATGACGCTGGCGTCAGATCGTGAACGCCTCGCCCTTCCGGGGCACCAGCGTCTCGATCCCGCTGCCCTCAAGGCCCGCGACGAAAGCGTCGGCATTCGCGTCGATCAGCGGGAAGGTGCCGTAATGGCAGGGAATCGCGACCTGCGGCTTGACGAAGCGCGTCATCGCCAGCGCCGCGACCTTGCCGCCCATGGTGAAGCGGTCGCCGACCGGGCAGATGCAGGCCTCGACACCGTGGATCTCGCTGATCAGCGCCATGTCGGAGAAGATGTCGGTGTCGCCCATATGCCAGAGCGTCTTTTCCGCCTTGGCCTTGATGATCGCGCCATTGGCGTTGCCGAGCGGCACGGAGACCCCGGCCTCGCCCATGCCGGCCGAGTGATCGGCTCGGACCCAGGTCACGCTGAAGGCGCCGAGATCGATCGTGCCGCCGGTGTTCACCGGCTGGAACGCCTTCAGGCCCTTTGACGCCAGATGCATGGCGAGGTCGTAATTGGTGATGACGGTGGCGCCGGTGGTCTGCGCGATGGCCAGCGTGTCGCCGACATGATCGCCATGGCCATGGGTGACGACGATATGGGTCACGCCCTGCGAGATCGCCGCGATATCACCCTCGAACACCGGGTTCCCCGTAAAGAACGGGTCGATCAGGATGACCGCGCCGTCGATCTCGGCGCGGAAGGCGGAATGGCCGTACCAGGTCAGTTTCATGCGAAGGCTCCTGCGAGGCGATCAGGCGAGATGTGTGGTTACATATAGGTCGTTCCAGCCGGGATTCGAACGCTCGATGAGCGCGATTTTCCAGGCTCGGCGCCAGTGCTTGATGCGTTTCTCTTGGGCGATGGCTTCTTCGGGGGTGGCGTGATGCTCCGCATAGACGAGGCGCAAGGCGCCATGGCGAGCGGCGAACTCGGAACCTCGCCCCTCTCGATGGTCAGCGACGCGGCGAGACAGTGAACGCGTCACGCCGACATAGAGGGTGCCGCCCTTCTTGCTCGCGAGTAGATACACCCACATGCCAGCACCCCACGCCGTCGTCCCGGGCGAAGCGCAGCGTAGACCCGGGACCCATTCCGGAACAGTCGTAGGAGACGGACGAACGGGCCGAACGGAGCCCAAAGAGCTTCGTTCCGGAATGGGTCCCGGGTCGACGCGGCTTGCGCCGCTTGCCCGGGACGACCACGTCAGGCTGGATAAATGTGTAGTGGCGGGCCTTGAGGCCGGTCCCATGCGAACCGATACAACCGGAAAGTCCGCCCCATGACCGATGCCGCCACCCTCGCCCGCCGGATCGCCCAGGGACGCGGCGACGGGCCCGCCGACCTCGTGATCCGCGGGGCGCGGCTGCTCGACCTGGTGACGGGCGCGTTGGTGGAATCCGACATCGCGCTCTGCGGCGATACGATCGTCGGCACCCATGGCCGCTACGAGGGCAAGGTCGAGCATGACGCCACCGGCCTGATCGCGGTGCCCGGCTTCATCGACACGCATCTGCATGTCGAATCCTCGCTGGTCACGCCGCTCGAATTCGAGCGCTGCGTGCTGCCCCATGGCGTCACCACCGCGATCTGCGATCCCCACGAGATCGCCAATGTGCTCGGCGTCGACGGCATCACCTATTTTCTGGAATGCGCGCAGGCGATGCGGATGGATCTTCGCGTCAATTTGTCGAGCTGCGTGCCGGCGACGCATCTGGAGACGGCGGGTGCGCGGCTGGAGGCCGGCGACCTGACGCCCTTGATGGACCATCCCAAGGTGATCGGTCTGGCGGAGTTCATGAACTTCCCGGGCGTGATCCATCGCGATCCCGGCTGCCTGGCCAAGCTCGTGGCCTTCTCGGACCGTCCTATCGACGGCCATGCGCCGCTGGTCCGCGGGATGGACCTCAACGCCTATCTCTCCGCGGGCATCCGCACCGACCATGAAACGACCACGGCCGACGAGGCGCGCGAGAAGCTCGCCAAGGGCATGGCCATCCTGATCCGCGAGGGCTCGGTCTCGAAAGACCTGCTGCAGCTGATCCCGCTGATCTCGCGCGACGCCTCGCCCTTCCTCGCCTTCTGCACGGATGACCGCAACCCGCTCGACATCGCCGAGGAAGGCCATCTCGACTTCATGATCCGCACCGCCATCGCCCGCGGCGCGGATGTGCTGGCGACCTATCGCATAGCCTCGCTCTCGGCGGCGCGGCTGTACGGCCTGTTCGACCGCGGCTTCATCGGCCCGGGCAAGCGCGCCGACATCGTGCTAGTCGAGGACCTCGCGGCCTGCTCGGTGAAGCGGGTCTTCGCTGGTGGACGGCTGGTCGAGGATGGGCTCTTTGCCGACCGCGTGCCGGTGGCCCCGGTCGGGCTCGGCAGCGTGAAGCGCCGGACGCTCACGGAGAGCGACTTCAGGGCAGTGGCCCGGGAGGGCGAAACGCCGGTGATCGGGGTGGTGCCCGGCCGCATCATCACCGAGCGGCTGGCGATGCGGCTCCCGGTCCGCGACGGAGAGGCCCTGCCCGATTTCGATCAGGACGCGGTCAAGGTCACGGTGATCGAGCGCCATGGCAAGAGCGGCGGCATCGTCACGGGCTTCGTCCATGGCTTCGGCATGAAGAGCGGCGCGATCGCCTCCTCCGTCGGCCATGACAGCCATAATCTCTGCGTCGTCGGCGTCGACGAGGCCTCGATGGCCACCGCTGCCAACCGGCTGATCGCCATCGGCGGTGGCTTCGCGGTGGCCGATCGCGGGGTTGTGACGGCGGAACTGGCGCTGCCGGTGGCAGGGCTGATGAGCGACCAGCCCTTCGAGACCGTGCGGCACGGGCTCGAGGATCTGCGCGCGGCCGCCAAGGCGCTCGGCGTGGTGCTGGCAGAGCCCTTCCTGCAGGTCGCTTTCCTGACGCTGCCGGTGATCCCGCATCTCAAGATCACCGACAAGGGGCTGGTCGATGTCGATGCGTTCGACTTCGTGTAGCCGGCACGTCATTCTCGGGCGAAGCGCAGCGCAGACCCGAGAATCTCCGGCAGGATGAGGCTTTGGCCTGCACCTGCCTTGAGATGCTCGGTTCAAGCCCGAGCATGACGCGAAGCTCACTTCGCGAGCAGTTCCTCCGGCATTTCAATCCCTTCAGCCCGCGCCTTGGCACGCAGAGTCAGGCGCCGGACGCCGGGCAGACGCGTGCCCTCCTGAGCCTCGATGGCGTGGACCAGCGCGCGCATGCGCTCGTCGAACCAGTTGCCGCCCATGGCGTGCGGGTCGATCGCGAGGATGAGCTGTCCGGTGTCGGGCGGGCCGCCCTCGGTATCGAGGAAGGAGGAGGCCTGAAAGCCGAAATGCGCGCCGACGAGGGCCGCGGCCAGGATCTCGACCATCATGGCCAGGGTCGCGCCCTTGGCGTCGCCGAGCGGGACCATGGTGCCGGCGAGCGCCGCAGCCGCATCCGTCGTCGGCTTGCCGTGGACGTCGAGCGCCCAGCCCTCGGGGATGGCTTGCCCCTTCTGCTTGGCGGCAACGATCGGGCCGCGGGCGACCTTGGATAGCGCCATGTCGATGACGACGGGCTCTCGCCCGGCCAGCGGCGCGGCAAAGGCGATCGGGTTGGTGCCGAAGACCGGCTTGGAGCCGCCCCAGGGCGCGATCGCGCCCGGCGTGTTGGCGAAGAGCATGGCGACGAGGCCCTGCTCGGCGAGGCGCTCGACATGCAGGCCGGCGGCGCCGCAATGGTTCGAGCGGCGGATCGGCGCGGCGATGATGCCCTGCTCGCGGGCGAGGTCGGGGATTTCGGCGATGGCGAGGTCGATCGCCGGGTAGGCGAAGCCGTGGCCTGCATCGATCGCCAGCACGCCGGGCTTCGGCCGGCTCGCCTTGGGCACGACCTGCCCGTCGATCTTGCCGGCTTTCAGCATGGCGAGATAGGTCGGCACGCGCGACAGGCCGTGGCCCTTGAGCCCGTCCGCCTCGGCCATCACCAGCGCCCAGGCGACGGAGGCTGCGTTCGCCGGCGAGGCGCCGGCCGCAGCGAAGATGTCTGTCAGGCGGGTCTCGGCATTCTCCAGAGAAAACCGCGTCATACCCTGTCCTCCAGCGCCGCCATGACCCGCTCGGCCACGAACCCGGAGACGCGGCCGTTCGACTCGACCGTGTTGCCGGCAATGTGGGGCGTCAGGATCAGATTGGGCACATCGGCGAAGAGCTTGCCGGCGCCGCGCAGCGGCTCCTCGGCGAAGACGTCGATGGCTGCGCCGCCGAGCTTGCCGGCCTTTAGCGCGCCCACCAGCGCGGCCTCGTCCATGATGCCGCCGCGCGCCGCGTTGATCAGGATCGCGTCAGGCTTCATCCGGGCGAGCGCATCCTTGCCGATCAACCCCTTGGTCTCGGGCGTCAGCGGCAGATGGATGCTGACGACGTCGGAATTCGCCAGCAGCGCATCGAGTTCGAGCCGCTCGGCCGAGGCCCAGGCCGGATGATCGGCTGCGACATAGGGGTCGTAGGCCGCGACCGTCATCCCGAGCAGGCGGCCATGGGCGGCGGTGTCGCGGGCGATGGCGCCGAAGCCGACGAGGCCGAGCCGCTTGCCGGCGATCTCACGGCCGATCAACTTCGTCTTGGGGAACTCGCCCGCGACCATCGCGGCATTGGCGAAATAGGCGCCTCGAAGCAGCATCATGGCGCTGCCGATGACGTATTCGACGACGGAGAGGCTGTTGGCCCCCGTGGCCGGGAAGACCTTGATGCCGCGCGCCTCGCAGGCGTCCATGTCGATGTTGTCGAGGCCGACGCCCAGCCGCCCGACGACCTTCAGCTTCTTCGCCGCCTCGAGCACCGGGCCCCTGACATTGGTCTGGTTGCGGACGATCAGGGCCGGGACGTCGGCGACGAGCTTCGCCAGTTCGTCGGGCTTGCCGAAGAGCTCGGGGTCGTGATGGACCTTGTAGCGGGCGCTCAGCGCCGCGACCGCCGCCTCGTCCATGAATTCCGTGATGACGATGTCAGTCATGGCAGGCCCTTCCGGTGATGGCGTCAGCCGAGCGCGATCAGGCCGGCTGTGACGATGACGAGGATGACGAGGCTCGTGCCGGTGACGAGCG
This portion of the Bosea sp. OAE506 genome encodes:
- a CDS encoding metal-dependent hydrolase — its product is MKLTWYGHSAFRAEIDGAVILIDPFFTGNPVFEGDIAAISQGVTHIVVTHGHGDHVGDTLAIAQTTGATVITNYDLAMHLASKGLKAFQPVNTGGTIDLGAFSVTWVRADHSAGMGEAGVSVPLGNANGAIIKAKAEKTLWHMGDTDIFSDMALISEIHGVEACICPVGDRFTMGGKVAALAMTRFVKPQVAIPCHYGTFPLIDANADAFVAGLEGSGIETLVPRKGEAFTI
- a CDS encoding GIY-YIG nuclease family protein — protein: MWVYLLASKKGGTLYVGVTRSLSRRVADHREGRGSEFAARHGALRLVYAEHHATPEEAIAQEKRIKHWRRAWKIALIERSNPGWNDLYVTTHLA
- a CDS encoding Ldh family oxidoreductase codes for the protein MTRFSLENAETRLTDIFAAAGASPANAASVAWALVMAEADGLKGHGLSRVPTYLAMLKAGKIDGQVVPKASRPKPGVLAIDAGHGFAYPAIDLAIAEIPDLAREQGIIAAPIRRSNHCGAAGLHVERLAEQGLVAMLFANTPGAIAPWGGSKPVFGTNPIAFAAPLAGREPVVIDMALSKVARGPIVAAKQKGQAIPEGWALDVHGKPTTDAAAALAGTMVPLGDAKGATLAMMVEILAAALVGAHFGFQASSFLDTEGGPPDTGQLILAIDPHAMGGNWFDERMRALVHAIEAQEGTRLPGVRRLTLRAKARAEGIEMPEELLAK
- a CDS encoding biotin/lipoyl-binding protein, encoding MVEILICSLLTILPDYLYRRYGQGKRFGHEITLYSVWFELRWGIIGCLMLTVSLITVIFYNHPSTTNATLFFRTVPIVPESSGRVAEIYVRQGGKVGQGEPIFRLDDAKQKSAVETARRKVGEVEAALAVAKVDILANEAKIQEARSSLQLALDELRTKQDLKRRNDDIVAAREIERLENVVQGREATVAAATASREAAQARIAALLPAEKASAEAALAQAEVDLAKTVVRAGVAGHIEQFALQIGDLVNPFMRPAGVLIPATAGRKALQAGFSQLEAQVLKVGMAAEVACISKPWTIIPMVVTDVQEFIAAGQFRAGDQLMDAQQVQRPGTVLVFLEPLYEGGLDGVFPGSSCVANAYSSNHELIASGKVGTAKSLALHVVDATGVVHAVMLRIQALLLPVKMLVLTGH
- a CDS encoding hydroxyacid dehydrogenase produces the protein MTDIVITEFMDEAAVAALSARYKVHHDPELFGKPDELAKLVADVPALIVRNQTNVRGPVLEAAKKLKVVGRLGVGLDNIDMDACEARGIKVFPATGANSLSVVEYVIGSAMMLLRGAYFANAAMVAGEFPKTKLIGREIAGKRLGLVGFGAIARDTAAHGRLLGMTVAAYDPYVAADHPAWASAERLELDALLANSDVVSIHLPLTPETKGLIGKDALARMKPDAILINAARGGIMDEAALVGALKAGKLGGAAIDVFAEEPLRGAGKLFADVPNLILTPHIAGNTVESNGRVSGFVAERVMAALEDRV
- the gatC gene encoding Asp-tRNA(Asn)/Glu-tRNA(Gln) amidotransferase subunit GatC yields the protein MSVDLATVKRVAHLARIAVPEADLPKLQGELNAILGFVEQLNEVDVEGVEPLTSVTPMAMKQRQDVVTDGEIAAKVVANAPASDDDYFMVPKVIE
- the ade gene encoding adenine deaminase; protein product: MTDAATLARRIAQGRGDGPADLVIRGARLLDLVTGALVESDIALCGDTIVGTHGRYEGKVEHDATGLIAVPGFIDTHLHVESSLVTPLEFERCVLPHGVTTAICDPHEIANVLGVDGITYFLECAQAMRMDLRVNLSSCVPATHLETAGARLEAGDLTPLMDHPKVIGLAEFMNFPGVIHRDPGCLAKLVAFSDRPIDGHAPLVRGMDLNAYLSAGIRTDHETTTADEAREKLAKGMAILIREGSVSKDLLQLIPLISRDASPFLAFCTDDRNPLDIAEEGHLDFMIRTAIARGADVLATYRIASLSAARLYGLFDRGFIGPGKRADIVLVEDLAACSVKRVFAGGRLVEDGLFADRVPVAPVGLGSVKRRTLTESDFRAVAREGETPVIGVVPGRIITERLAMRLPVRDGEALPDFDQDAVKVTVIERHGKSGGIVTGFVHGFGMKSGAIASSVGHDSHNLCVVGVDEASMATAANRLIAIGGGFAVADRGVVTAELALPVAGLMSDQPFETVRHGLEDLRAAAKALGVVLAEPFLQVAFLTLPVIPHLKITDKGLVDVDAFDFV
- the gatA gene encoding Asp-tRNA(Asn)/Glu-tRNA(Gln) amidotransferase subunit GatA; protein product: MTDLTRLTLTEARDGLKAKSFSATELTQAHIAAVEKARALNAYVLETPEHALKQAAASDAKLAKGEAGPLEGLPLGIKDLFATEGVRTTACSKILGNFVPPYESTVSGQLWRDGAVMLGKLNNDEFAMGSSNETSAFGNVVNPWRRTSSETPLVPGGSSGGSAAAVAADLCLAATATDTGGSIRQPAAFTGTVGIKPTYGRCSRWGIVAFASSLDQAGPIGKSVRDCAVMLRSMAGHDPKDTTSVDAAVPDYEKAVGRSVKGMKIGIPREYRLDGLNAEIDALWQKGIDWLKSAGAEIVEISLPHTKYALPAYYIVAPAEASSNLARYDGVRYGLREQGKDIVEMYEKTRAAGFGTEVKRRIMIGTYVLSAGYYDAYYVRAQKVRTLIKRDFDEAYAAGIDAVLTPATPSAAFGIGEKGSADPVEMYLNDVFTVTVNMAGLPGIAVPAGLDGQGLPLGLQLIGRPFDEETLFALGEVIEQAAGRFPVSGRWWG